A stretch of DNA from Lysinibacillus sp. B2A1:
TTTTTTCCGGTTGTAAATGGCTCAAAAAGCGTGTCTTTTATAGCATCATCAATACCTGGCCCATCATCAGAAATAGTGAAATCTACTAAACCAGCAGATTCTTTTACTTGTATCGTAATCACGCTACCAGGAGGTGTATAGGTCAATGCATTATCAATGATATTAATCAAAACCTGAATGATTAATCGTGCATCCATAAAAGCAAATAAGAATTCTGGTTCAATTTGATAGGATATTTTATGAGTATTATTTAGACAAACGACATGGCAAAGTGCCTCTTGTATGATTTCTTCTACAAGTTCCAAATGCATCTCTAAAGCGAATTGTCCATTTTCTAATCTTGAAACAGCGAGTAAGTTTTCAACCATTTGTACAAGCCATTTTGAATTTTTATAAATATCTTCATATAATTTGTTTTTTTCATTCTCTGGAATATAGCTTGCATTCGTCAATAAAATATCTGCATTTCCAGAAATAGCTGTTAGCGGCGTTCTTAAATCATGTGAGATAGCACGCAAAAGGTTAGCACGCATTTGTTCCATTTCAGCCTCTCTAGCTACTTCTTCATGGAGCTTCTGTAAATACCATTTATCGAGTGCAAACGAAAAATCATTGATAATAGCATGCAAAATATTACGCTCAAATGCAGGTAATGGTGATTGCTTTGACAGTGCAATGCCAATAACACCCTTCACATACCCATTTGACATAACAGGTAAATAGTAGGCACTTACTTCTGGAAATACATCAGTGGAAACACCTGCTACATGCTTATTATTAATAACCCAACTCACCACTCCATGCTCATTAGGATTTCCAAAAAGGGAAGCTGCTTTTTTATTTTCACTACTTGACATGCTCTCCGTATGAAAAAACATTGATTTAACAATGGAGTTATTTTCTATTTCAAAAAATTGTACAGGCTTTTCCACTAGCTTAACAATTTGTACCATACCCTCCGTAATAATATCATCTATCGTTTTAGCGTGTTGCAACCTTCGATTTACATCAAGAAGCACCTCCATTCGATATGATTTACGCACAGCTATCATCGTTTGCTTTTTTATTTTTTTTGTTAAGCTACTGGTGATGAACCCTGAAAGGAACATGATTACAAAGGTCATTGGATAATCTCGATGATAGGCATCAAATGAGAATCGTGGTTCAGTAAATAAGTAATTAAAAAGTAATACAGCTGTGATGGAGCTAATAATGCTCATTATCCAACCCGATGACCAGATAGCAAGCATTAAAACACCTAGAATATAAATCGTAATGACATTTGATTCACTGATACCAAGTGAATATAAATACAAGCCGATAATGGATACAAAGCCAAATATGAAAATCATTTTTAACAAGTCAAGCCAGTCAAATGACCACTGTACATTTATTTTTGGTAGATAGAATTGTTCATTGTCCTGATCTGGTACTATATGAATAGCTAAATTTGGTACAAATTCAGTCAGTTGATCGCTGATTTTTGTGCTTGGTTGCCACCATCTTTTTCTCATGCTTGTTCTACCGATGACCAATTTTGTCACACCGCTAATTTGAGCATAGTTAGCAAGAGCTGCTGCTATATCATCCTCTTGAACTATGACTACATGACCACCAAGCTGTTCAACAAGTTTTATATGTTGCTGCAATCGCTCTGAGTTTGCGGTTGTCCTATCGCTTTCCTGTACCTTTTGTACATAAAGGGCAGTAAATTTGCCATGCAATGCTTGAGAAAGTCTTGCAGCATTTCGAATAACCTTAGCATTTGTAGGAGAGCTACTAATACCAACAAGGATATGCTCTTCAATCTGTACAGAATGTTTCATCGATTCGTTGCTGTTAATTTGTTTATAGGTAATTGTATCAGCAGCTCTACGTAGTGCAATTTCTCGAAGAGCTATTAAATTATGCTTAGAAAAGAAAGATTGTAGGGCTTTCTCTGCTTGTTGCTTGCTATAAATTTTGCCATTCTGTAGACGTTGAATTAACTCATCAGGTTCAATATCCACAATTTTTATTTGTGCGGCCTGATCAATTAAGTAATCTGGTATACGTTCCCGTACCTTGATGCCAGTTATTTCTTCTACCAAATCATGAAGACTTTCAACATGTTGGATATTTACAGTTGTATAGACATGAATTCCCTTTGCAAGTAATTCCTCAATATCTCCAAAGCGCTTCTTATGTCGCATTGTTGGTACATTACTATGCGCTAATTCATCAATAAGAACAATTTCTGGATTACGACTTAATACGGCATCAATATCTAATTCCTGAAAATCTTTCTCTTTATACCTTATTTTTTTGGTAGGAATTTGCTCAAGCCCTTCGAGTAAGGCTAATGTTTCTGGACGAGGATGAGGCTCTACATAGCCAACTACCACATCTTTACCAAGCGTCTGAGCCTGTTGTGCTGCATCTAGCATTGCATAGGTTTTCCCTACACCAGCAGCATAGCCAAGAAAAATTTTGAGCTTTCCAATAACGTGTTCCTCCTGTTGAAGCCTCGCTAAAAATGTCTCTGGAGCTGGTCGATCTTGTTCCATCATCCTTCACCTCATTTGTATTATAGCGCTATCTTCCATTAAGAAAGTATTAAGATTTCCGCCCTTTATAGTTTCTTAATAGAAAAAACGATTTCCTAACACTACATTAATCTGAAAGTAAGTATGATGAGAGCATCCTAATAAGGGAAGGAGGTTTTGATTGATGGACTTATTTATGATTGGGTTACTAATAATCAGCTTTGCAGGTCTTTATGGGTTAACCGCTTGGTGCTTTAAGCTAGTGGAAGCAAAGTAAGGAGGGTGAATGGAATGTGGATTTTTATGGGAATTGTACTTGTGTTCCTTTTTGGCTATCTAGGGCATGCATTACTATATCCTGATAATTATTAATTGGCTTTTAGGAGGTTGCACTATGTGGCAAATAGCCATTGTTTTAATTATATATGTACCACTCGTTATCGTTACTGGTCATTATTTATATCGGGTGGCAATGCAACAAGGAACATGGATTGATCCAATCATGGATAGATTGGATGGGTTTATTTATAAAATTTGTGGTATTAAAAGAGTGGATATGACAGGAAAACAATATGTGCTCTCTTTAATCCTATCAAATGCCTGTATGGTGTTTATTGGCTATATTCTATTACGAATTCAAGCAATCTTGTTTTTAAATCCAAATAAGATTGACAATATGGAAGCATCATTATCTTTTAATACTATTATTTCATTTATGACAAATACAAATCTTCAGCATTATAGTGGTGAATCAGGGCTTAGTTATTTATCACAAATGCTTGTCATTATTTTTATGATGTTTACATCTGCAGCTACTGGTTATGCCGCGTGTATGGCATTCTGTCGTCGTATTGTAGCTAAAACGGATACAATTGGTAACTTCTTTGTAGATTTTGTTCGTATCATTACAAGAATATTAATACCACTTTCTATAGTAGTTTCCGTTATTTTGGTATCACAGGGTATACCACAAACCTTCAAAGCCAATCAAACTGTACAAACGATAGAAGGGAAATTACAAGATATTGCACTAGGACCTGTAGCTTCACTTGAGTCTATTAAGCATATTGGAACAAACGGTGGTGGTTTTTATGGAGCAAATTCTACTACTCCATTTGAAAACCCAACGGTCATTTCAAATATGATTGAAATGCTGTCAATGATGCTATTGCCTGGAGCCTGTGTAGTAGCATTTAGCTTAATGATAGCTTCTAGAAAAAAGAAGCCCATCTTTGGCAAGCAGGGATTAGCTATTTTTGTGGCAATGACCATGTTGTTCCTTATTGGATTAGTGACTGTCTATATAGCGGAGCGAGCAGGTAATCCTATTATGAATGAACTGGGAATTACACAGCAACTTGGTAATATGGAAGGCAAGGAGATGCGCTTTGGCGTGGCGCAGTCTGCGTTATTTACGACAGTGACCACAGCTTTTACAACTGGATCTGTCAACAATATGCATGATACGTTAACTCCGCTAGGTGGGCTTGTACCGATGTTTAATATGATGCTAAATGTTGTCTTTGGTGGTAAGGGCGTTGGTCTTATGAACATGATGATGTATGTGTTGCTAACAATCTTCATTGCTTGTTTGATGATTGGTCGAACGCCTCAATTTTTAGGCAAGAAAATTGAAGAGAAGGAGATGAAGCTTATTGCACTTTGTATTCTAATTCATCCTGCCATTATCCTGCTATTTTCAGCTCTTGCTGTTGCTTTACCACAGGGCGTAGCAGGAATAACGAATCCAGGTGCACATGGATTATCACAAGTACTCTATGAATTTGCTTCTGCTTCAGCAAACAATGGCTCGGGCTTTGAAGGACTTTCCGACAACTCTGTATTTTGGAATGTTACAACAGGTCTAGCTATGTTCTTTGGTCGTTATGTAACGATCATTATTCAGCTAGCAATTGCATCCTTACTGGCTAAAAAAATGTGGCATCATGATTCTATAGGAACGTTGAAAACGGACAATACCATGTTTACAATTCTACTTGTTGCAATCGTTTTAATGATTGGTGCTCTGACATTTTTGCCTGCGATTGCCCTAGGACCAATTACTGAGCACCTACAACTTTATGCATTATGAGGAGAGACATGTATGGAAACTGAAAGAAAAAGCTTTCTCACTGGCACGATGCTAAAAAGCGCTTTGATAGATGCGTTAAAAAAATTTCATCCGATATATATGCTGAAAAATCCTGTAATGTTTGTAGTAGAGGTGGGATTTTTGTTTGTTCTGCTTTTAGCTCTATTTCCATCTATTTTTGGCGGTGAAATAGCAGAACATGAGAGATTGTATAATGCAATTGTGGCAACCATTCTTTTTATTACTATTTTATTTGCGAATTTTGCAGAGTCGATTGCTGAGGGAAGAGGAAAAGCTCAGGTTGAAACTTTAAAAAAGACAAAAACCGTGACACAGGCCCGTGTTTTGCTAAATGATGGTTCTGAATTAATGAAACAGGCACATGAATTAAAAAAGGGCGATATTGTGTTAGTTCAAGCAGGAGAGGTTATACCAAACGATGGAGAGGTCATCGATGGAATAGCTACTGTAGATGAATCGGCGATAACAGGTGAATCTGCACCAGTAGTCAAAGAGCGTGGGGGTGATTTTTCTTCAGTGACAGGTGGTACGACTGTTACAAGCGATTGGCTAATGATTGAAATTACTTCAATGCCTGGTGAATCATTTTTAGATAAAATGATAACGCTTATTGGAGGTGCTAGTCGCAAAAAAACGCCGAATGAGGTGGCTCTCAATACGCTTTTAGTAAGCTTAACGATTAT
This window harbors:
- a CDS encoding sensor histidine kinase KdpD: MEQDRPAPETFLARLQQEEHVIGKLKIFLGYAAGVGKTYAMLDAAQQAQTLGKDVVVGYVEPHPRPETLALLEGLEQIPTKKIRYKEKDFQELDIDAVLSRNPEIVLIDELAHSNVPTMRHKKRFGDIEELLAKGIHVYTTVNIQHVESLHDLVEEITGIKVRERIPDYLIDQAAQIKIVDIEPDELIQRLQNGKIYSKQQAEKALQSFFSKHNLIALREIALRRAADTITYKQINSNESMKHSVQIEEHILVGISSSPTNAKVIRNAARLSQALHGKFTALYVQKVQESDRTTANSERLQQHIKLVEQLGGHVVIVQEDDIAAALANYAQISGVTKLVIGRTSMRKRWWQPSTKISDQLTEFVPNLAIHIVPDQDNEQFYLPKINVQWSFDWLDLLKMIFIFGFVSIIGLYLYSLGISESNVITIYILGVLMLAIWSSGWIMSIISSITAVLLFNYLFTEPRFSFDAYHRDYPMTFVIMFLSGFITSSLTKKIKKQTMIAVRKSYRMEVLLDVNRRLQHAKTIDDIITEGMVQIVKLVEKPVQFFEIENNSIVKSMFFHTESMSSSENKKAASLFGNPNEHGVVSWVINNKHVAGVSTDVFPEVSAYYLPVMSNGYVKGVIGIALSKQSPLPAFERNILHAIINDFSFALDKWYLQKLHEEVAREAEMEQMRANLLRAISHDLRTPLTAISGNADILLTNASYIPENEKNKLYEDIYKNSKWLVQMVENLLAVSRLENGQFALEMHLELVEEIIQEALCHVVCLNNTHKISYQIEPEFLFAFMDARLIIQVLINIIDNALTYTPPGSVITIQVKESAGLVDFTISDDGPGIDDAIKDTLFEPFTTGKKQRSDSRRGLGLGLALCQTILKLHGSGIHVSDNQPQGTTFHFSLKKE
- a CDS encoding potassium-transporting ATPase subunit KdpA, which codes for MWQIAIVLIIYVPLVIVTGHYLYRVAMQQGTWIDPIMDRLDGFIYKICGIKRVDMTGKQYVLSLILSNACMVFIGYILLRIQAILFLNPNKIDNMEASLSFNTIISFMTNTNLQHYSGESGLSYLSQMLVIIFMMFTSAATGYAACMAFCRRIVAKTDTIGNFFVDFVRIITRILIPLSIVVSVILVSQGIPQTFKANQTVQTIEGKLQDIALGPVASLESIKHIGTNGGGFYGANSTTPFENPTVISNMIEMLSMMLLPGACVVAFSLMIASRKKKPIFGKQGLAIFVAMTMLFLIGLVTVYIAERAGNPIMNELGITQQLGNMEGKEMRFGVAQSALFTTVTTAFTTGSVNNMHDTLTPLGGLVPMFNMMLNVVFGGKGVGLMNMMMYVLLTIFIACLMIGRTPQFLGKKIEEKEMKLIALCILIHPAIILLFSALAVALPQGVAGITNPGAHGLSQVLYEFASASANNGSGFEGLSDNSVFWNVTTGLAMFFGRYVTIIIQLAIASLLAKKMWHHDSIGTLKTDNTMFTILLVAIVLMIGALTFLPAIALGPITEHLQLYAL